One part of the Acidobacteriota bacterium genome encodes these proteins:
- the thrC gene encoding threonine synthase: MATSTPRAVLRCIRGCGGEHSLLKAIYRCPTCNDLLEVAHDLDALRTRSGGSWMRLFDERYKRTTWPYGSAVWGKKEWVCPDVHDDNIVSMDEGGTNLFWAERFGRELGLQDLWVKLCGNSHTGSFKDLGMTVLVSLVREMMARGDTIRAVACASTGDTSASVAAYAAAGGIPAIVILPRGKVSTAQLVQPLSNGATVLALDTDFDGCMAIVKRLANETGIYLANSMNSVRLEGQKTVGIEIVQQFDWEVPDVVIIPGGNLGNVSALGAGFDMMEGLGVISRRPRIVVAQAAAANPLYRAYRNDWAFEPITAGQTQASAIRIGNPVSIDKAIRTLRRYDGIVEQATEAELADAAARADRTGMYNCPHTGVALAVLVKLRKQGEIAPSERVVVISTANGLKFTDFKLNYHREAVPELQAAVANHPLELPNDYDAVRRAVANVTEM, translated from the coding sequence ATGGCAACCTCCACCCCCCGCGCCGTCCTGCGCTGCATACGCGGCTGCGGTGGTGAACACTCGCTGCTCAAGGCGATTTACCGTTGCCCCACCTGCAACGACCTCCTTGAAGTGGCGCACGACCTCGACGCGCTGCGAACCCGCTCGGGCGGTTCCTGGATGCGTCTCTTCGACGAACGCTACAAACGGACCACCTGGCCGTACGGCTCCGCCGTCTGGGGCAAGAAGGAATGGGTCTGCCCGGACGTTCACGACGACAACATCGTCTCGATGGACGAAGGGGGAACGAACCTATTCTGGGCGGAGCGGTTCGGCCGGGAACTGGGCCTCCAAGATCTCTGGGTGAAGCTGTGCGGTAACTCGCACACGGGGTCGTTCAAGGACCTGGGCATGACCGTGCTGGTCTCGCTCGTCCGCGAGATGATGGCGCGCGGCGACACGATCCGCGCCGTCGCGTGCGCTTCCACCGGCGACACTTCAGCGTCGGTAGCCGCCTACGCAGCGGCGGGCGGCATCCCGGCCATCGTCATCCTGCCACGCGGCAAAGTGTCAACGGCGCAACTCGTGCAGCCTCTCTCGAACGGTGCGACGGTCCTCGCACTCGATACCGACTTTGACGGCTGCATGGCCATCGTCAAGCGTCTCGCCAACGAAACGGGTATCTACCTCGCCAACTCGATGAACAGTGTCCGCCTGGAGGGACAGAAGACCGTCGGCATCGAGATCGTGCAGCAGTTCGACTGGGAAGTGCCGGACGTTGTGATCATCCCGGGAGGCAACCTCGGCAACGTCAGCGCGCTCGGCGCCGGGTTCGACATGATGGAGGGGCTGGGCGTCATTTCTCGCCGTCCACGCATCGTGGTCGCCCAGGCCGCCGCCGCCAACCCGCTCTACCGGGCCTACCGGAACGACTGGGCGTTCGAACCGATCACCGCCGGCCAGACACAGGCCTCCGCGATCCGGATCGGCAACCCGGTCTCCATAGACAAGGCGATCAGAACGCTCAGGCGCTACGACGGTATCGTCGAACAGGCGACCGAGGCGGAACTGGCCGACGCGGCGGCGCGCGCCGACCGGACCGGCATGTACAACTGTCCACATACGGGCGTCGCCCTGGCCGTGCTCGTCAAGCTGCGCAAGCAAGGCGAGATCGCGCCAAGCGAACGGGTTGTGGTGATTTCGACCGCGAACGGGCTGAAGTTCACCGACTTCAAGCTGAACTACCACAGGGAAGCCGTGCCGGAGTTGCAGGCCGCCGTCGCGAACCATCCGCTCGAGTTGCCGAACGACTACGACGCGGTCCGGCGCGCCGTCGCAAACGTTACAGAGATGTAA
- a CDS encoding ABC transporter permease, producing MQRRTARGVEVAMPLSCSESFAVPTESKPPPGWKNAWPVSAALKQKSGEPCNPPPVCYDFFRNRHAETAADAQHNDGPYDKPRAFLGEESAVSESPWWRIGWRNLGRNRKRTALTALGLAIGYFAVVLMIGWGEGMVAELIENSTSLVSGQIEIHDAGYRPERSLYDTIGGRDGADVEELLNTIGADPSVVAAAPRVYAGALLSSGDSTRAGVLLGVDPEREVALTRFLDPLVAGRLPAPGAYEVVVGEEMARQLAIGVGDELVVVASAADGSMANDLYGVTGVFRTGLIEFDGSTAVMPIGDLQILVAFDAGRVHEIAVSTIDPAGAAVTAGRLADAIGAPDREIAVAAWNELNPVLSQYVALADGVYWIFIVVIFGVACLGVANTMLMATFERRREFAIMLALGAKPWSVVGAVLSEALALGFLSLAIGAVLALPLMVWFSVAPVSLEGLFQDVTLEGALVTPTLRVGPNVPLWTWATIGLLVSAVVAAFYPAVRTSRVPPADTLSGL from the coding sequence ATGCAGCGCAGGACGGCGCGGGGGGTGGAGGTTGCCATGCCTTTGTCGTGCTCGGAATCCTTCGCAGTCCCCACGGAATCAAAGCCGCCTCCGGGGTGGAAGAACGCGTGGCCCGTTTCGGCAGCATTGAAACAGAAGTCCGGCGAACCGTGCAATCCGCCACCCGTTTGCTATGATTTTTTCCGAAATCGGCACGCCGAGACTGCCGCCGATGCTCAACACAATGACGGGCCGTACGACAAGCCTCGGGCTTTCCTCGGCGAGGAATCGGCCGTGAGTGAGTCCCCGTGGTGGCGAATCGGCTGGCGCAACCTCGGCCGCAATCGCAAGCGCACTGCCCTGACCGCGCTGGGACTCGCGATCGGCTACTTCGCGGTGGTGCTCATGATCGGCTGGGGCGAGGGGATGGTCGCCGAGCTGATCGAGAACTCCACCTCGCTTGTGAGCGGCCAGATCGAAATCCACGATGCGGGTTATCGGCCCGAACGCAGCCTGTACGACACTATCGGCGGGCGCGATGGCGCCGATGTGGAGGAGTTGCTGAACACCATAGGGGCGGACCCCTCCGTCGTGGCGGCCGCCCCGCGAGTGTATGCGGGCGCGCTTCTCAGTTCGGGGGACTCCACACGGGCGGGTGTCCTGCTGGGAGTCGATCCGGAACGCGAGGTCGCGCTGACACGTTTCCTCGATCCGCTCGTCGCGGGACGGCTGCCCGCCCCTGGCGCCTACGAAGTGGTCGTGGGCGAGGAAATGGCGCGGCAACTCGCGATCGGCGTCGGGGATGAGCTCGTTGTCGTCGCCTCCGCCGCGGACGGGTCGATGGCCAACGACCTGTACGGCGTGACGGGCGTCTTCCGGACCGGCTTGATCGAATTCGATGGGAGCACCGCCGTGATGCCCATCGGAGACCTGCAGATCCTGGTGGCGTTCGATGCGGGTCGTGTCCACGAAATCGCTGTCTCTACCATCGATCCGGCGGGAGCCGCCGTCACCGCGGGGCGGCTTGCGGACGCGATCGGCGCCCCGGATCGCGAGATCGCCGTCGCCGCCTGGAACGAGCTCAATCCCGTGCTAAGCCAGTATGTGGCGCTTGCCGATGGCGTGTACTGGATCTTCATCGTGGTCATCTTCGGGGTCGCCTGTCTGGGGGTTGCGAACACGATGCTCATGGCCACTTTCGAGCGCCGGCGGGAGTTTGCGATCATGCTGGCCCTGGGAGCGAAGCCGTGGTCGGTAGTTGGCGCCGTGCTGTCGGAAGCGCTGGCGCTGGGCTTCCTGAGCCTCGCTATCGGCGCCGTCCTCGCGCTGCCTCTGATGGTGTGGTTTTCCGTCGCGCCGGTAAGTCTGGAAGGGCTCTTCCAGGACGTTACTCTCGAGGGAGCGCTGGTGACTCCCACCCTGCGGGTTGGGCCAAACGTGCCTCTCTGGACCTGGGCAACCATCGGGTTGCTCGTGTCAGCGGTCGTCGCGGCGTTCTATCCCGCGGTCCGGACCTCGCGGGTTCCCCCCGCCGATACGCTGTCGGGGCTGTAG
- a CDS encoding ABC transporter permease, with translation MHIRVLVLLAMRNLRRHLRRTALTGSAMAVGGAVMVFSFTLDDGSHEQWIDSGVRFGSGHVTVERPEFRMSRQIDDRLTADTRRAAEQALSAPEMASHVVATSARLSINGLASSAAGARPAQIVAVDPTAESEFGVLDEQLVEGRYLEPGDELAAFVGVGLAASLDLDLGSRFVVQAQDTEREIAGQLLRVVGIFRSGLPAADQTMIQIPLDTAGEWLQSANDVTNVGVVLDDNGATGRVAEGLEQALAGPIARGEVRVMEWRESDPALAGAIAMDSFGNYVIHGFLFVIIGFGIVNTVLMSVMHRNREFGVLQALGLTPAETAAVVLVEGLTLSAASGLVGVAVGLLGMWYFLGDGLDMTAVMGELTFAGAVVDPVIVPLFLPGTIAGITAFILCIGIVASIYPAWRATRIDVTEAMKFDR, from the coding sequence ATGCACATCCGGGTCCTCGTGCTGCTGGCCATGCGCAACCTGCGCCGCCATCTGCGGCGCACGGCGCTGACCGGATCAGCGATGGCGGTCGGCGGCGCGGTGATGGTCTTTTCGTTCACGCTCGACGACGGCAGCCACGAACAGTGGATTGACTCGGGAGTGCGCTTCGGCAGCGGGCATGTGACGGTAGAGCGTCCCGAGTTCCGGATGAGCCGCCAGATCGACGACCGGTTGACCGCCGATACCCGGCGGGCCGCGGAACAGGCGCTGAGCGCTCCTGAGATGGCGTCGCACGTTGTCGCTACCTCGGCCCGACTCAGCATCAACGGTCTCGCGAGTTCGGCGGCGGGGGCCCGCCCCGCGCAGATAGTCGCCGTCGATCCGACCGCGGAATCGGAATTCGGCGTGCTCGACGAGCAGCTCGTCGAGGGGCGTTACCTGGAACCTGGCGACGAGCTGGCCGCCTTTGTAGGCGTGGGTCTGGCCGCCAGCCTGGACTTGGACCTGGGATCGCGTTTCGTCGTCCAGGCCCAGGACACCGAGCGCGAGATCGCCGGCCAGTTGCTGCGGGTCGTCGGCATCTTCCGGAGTGGCCTGCCGGCCGCCGATCAGACGATGATCCAGATCCCGCTGGACACTGCGGGAGAGTGGCTTCAGTCAGCGAATGACGTCACGAACGTGGGCGTCGTGCTGGATGACAACGGCGCCACCGGGCGGGTCGCCGAAGGACTGGAGCAGGCATTGGCCGGTCCGATAGCCCGCGGAGAAGTGCGGGTGATGGAGTGGAGAGAGTCGGATCCGGCGCTGGCCGGAGCCATTGCGATGGACTCTTTCGGCAACTACGTGATTCACGGGTTCCTGTTCGTCATCATCGGTTTCGGTATCGTGAACACCGTGCTGATGTCGGTAATGCATCGCAACCGGGAGTTTGGCGTGCTGCAGGCTCTGGGACTGACGCCGGCCGAGACCGCCGCCGTCGTGTTGGTCGAAGGTCTCACGCTGTCCGCCGCGAGCGGTCTGGTGGGCGTCGCGGTGGGGCTGCTCGGCATGTGGTACTTCCTGGGCGATGGGCTCGACATGACTGCGGTCATGGGCGAGCTGACCTTCGCGGGCGCTGTTGTCGATCCGGTCATTGTTCCCCTGTTCCTGCCCGGGACTATCGCCGGGATCACGGCGTTCATCCTGTGCATCGGCATCGTGGCTTCGATCTATCCCGCGTGGCGCGCAACCCGTATCGACGTCACCGAGGCGATGAAGTTCGACCGGTAG
- the pilQ gene encoding type IV pilus secretin PilQ — protein MSVKYCLAAGLVATFGFVPAAGAQEYTGDPVSLQFQNADLRSVLRTFADISGLNLVLDPAVDGIVDVALTDVPWDQAFEVILRSNQLDYEAAGNIVRIAPLATLTAEAEQRRRLAEEEVLAGDLVVRTRALDYSQAAELAPIVTQAALSPRGQMQIDARTNTLILTDLAHRLDTAEKLIATLDRPQPQVEIEARIVQASEDYLRELGVRWGVTGHTATGSTARVAAGGRLAGTQGLGAEGADPTADVAENAGRAVDLRAQSAAAAVGLALGAVDGSWNLDLALSAAEEEGEVQILSTPRVTTQNNVQATIRQGDQIPIQTVANNTVTVTFRDAALRLAVTPRIAARESVILQIEIDNDYADFARQVNGVPPIVTQSAHTTVQVGNGETTVIAGIYERTSARADRRVPGLSRIPLVGRLFRNEADRRRSDQLLIFLTPRIVLPHAG, from the coding sequence ATGAGCGTGAAGTACTGCCTGGCAGCGGGGCTGGTCGCCACCTTCGGCTTCGTTCCGGCAGCGGGTGCGCAGGAGTACACCGGAGATCCGGTTTCGCTCCAGTTTCAGAACGCCGACCTCCGATCCGTGCTCCGGACCTTCGCCGACATCAGTGGTCTGAACCTGGTGCTCGACCCGGCGGTGGACGGGATCGTCGATGTCGCGTTGACGGATGTGCCCTGGGATCAGGCTTTTGAGGTCATTCTGCGGTCCAATCAACTCGACTACGAAGCCGCGGGGAACATCGTTCGGATTGCCCCGCTCGCAACCCTCACGGCGGAAGCGGAGCAGCGCCGGCGGCTGGCCGAGGAGGAGGTGCTGGCGGGCGATCTGGTCGTTCGCACGCGCGCCCTCGACTATTCGCAGGCCGCGGAACTGGCGCCGATCGTGACACAGGCGGCGCTCTCTCCGCGTGGGCAAATGCAGATCGACGCGCGGACCAACACCCTCATCCTGACGGACCTGGCCCATCGTCTCGATACCGCGGAGAAGTTGATCGCCACACTCGATCGGCCGCAGCCACAGGTGGAGATCGAGGCGCGTATCGTCCAGGCGAGCGAGGACTATCTGCGCGAACTGGGGGTCCGCTGGGGTGTGACGGGACACACCGCGACGGGAAGCACGGCACGCGTCGCGGCAGGCGGCCGCCTCGCTGGAACCCAGGGGCTGGGCGCAGAAGGCGCCGACCCGACCGCCGACGTGGCGGAGAACGCCGGGCGCGCAGTCGATCTGCGGGCGCAGTCCGCGGCGGCAGCAGTCGGGCTGGCACTTGGCGCGGTCGACGGATCGTGGAACCTCGACCTGGCGCTGTCCGCGGCGGAGGAGGAGGGTGAAGTGCAGATTCTCTCGACGCCGCGGGTCACGACCCAGAACAACGTGCAGGCGACGATTCGGCAGGGAGACCAGATCCCGATCCAGACCGTCGCCAACAACACGGTTACGGTCACGTTTCGCGACGCTGCGCTGCGACTCGCCGTCACCCCCCGCATCGCGGCCCGGGAGAGCGTCATCCTGCAGATCGAGATCGACAACGATTACGCCGATTTCGCCCGCCAGGTAAACGGCGTGCCGCCGATCGTCACGCAGAGTGCGCACACCACCGTGCAGGTGGGAAACGGCGAGACAACAGTCATCGCCGGCATCTACGAGCGTACGAGCGCCCGCGCTGATCGCCGCGTCCCCGGTCTGTCACGTATCCCTCTGGTCGGGCGCCTGTTCCGCAACGAAGCGGATCGCCGGCGCTCGGATCAGCTCCTCATCTTCCTCACTCCGCGGATAGTCCTTCCGCATGCCGGCTAG
- the pilO gene encoding type 4a pilus biogenesis protein PilO, with the protein MRAGDYATAGIRPVVRELWERPWWRLAGGFVVAAALLLVFQIAWASPRRAWLTMQERELAQVRAEQSAPPRAGTRLTEATGQSARLAHEITRLASAFPSRREAPVLLRQLHETAEQSTLTLVTYTPRTPEPVTVAGTELRGTRWSVQLELTGQFHHVAGFLERVGNLRQVVWVRDLAVRVADGDNLDGTVLATGTAETLAIDPSDPLVRATLRSQRATAVDTAAPPTSPPLWFDPGGRRDPFRPLPVSTPAPIREERAAGLPGIAASELSLHGIVVASGVSLAVLESPGGRSWLVRGGERLRDGVVGRIGTDVVDIQPPGAVAATGVPVRLLLGEPAFGADHEATNAGDGAASATAGPGDLDGYGNSQEPPGRAFR; encoded by the coding sequence ATGCGCGCCGGAGATTACGCGACAGCCGGGATCAGACCCGTAGTGCGGGAGTTGTGGGAGAGGCCGTGGTGGCGATTGGCGGGGGGCTTCGTCGTCGCGGCGGCGCTCCTTCTGGTCTTCCAAATCGCCTGGGCGTCGCCGCGTCGGGCATGGCTGACCATGCAGGAGCGCGAACTGGCCCAAGTGCGCGCAGAACAGTCGGCGCCACCGCGAGCCGGAACGAGGCTCACCGAAGCGACGGGCCAAAGCGCGCGCCTCGCCCATGAGATCACCCGTCTCGCTTCGGCCTTTCCGTCGCGACGCGAAGCACCTGTCCTCCTCCGCCAGTTACACGAGACTGCCGAACAGTCGACGTTGACGCTCGTTACGTACACGCCGCGAACCCCTGAGCCGGTCACCGTCGCCGGAACGGAACTGCGCGGTACGCGATGGAGTGTGCAACTCGAGTTGACCGGGCAGTTTCATCACGTCGCCGGTTTTCTCGAGCGAGTTGGCAACCTGCGGCAGGTGGTCTGGGTGAGAGACTTGGCCGTCCGCGTGGCCGATGGGGACAACCTGGACGGAACGGTCCTCGCCACCGGCACCGCTGAAACACTCGCGATCGATCCTTCCGACCCTTTGGTTCGGGCAACGCTCCGGTCCCAGCGGGCAACCGCGGTTGACACCGCGGCGCCGCCGACGTCCCCACCGCTGTGGTTCGATCCGGGCGGCCGACGAGATCCGTTCAGGCCGCTGCCAGTTTCGACTCCGGCTCCCATACGGGAGGAACGGGCAGCCGGGCTTCCCGGCATCGCAGCAAGCGAACTCTCACTGCACGGCATCGTCGTTGCGTCCGGCGTTTCACTGGCGGTTCTCGAGTCGCCGGGCGGCCGGAGCTGGCTGGTGCGGGGGGGCGAACGGCTGCGGGACGGCGTGGTCGGACGGATTGGCACCGATGTCGTCGACATACAGCCGCCTGGCGCGGTGGCCGCAACCGGCGTCCCCGTGCGTCTCCTGCTCGGCGAGCCGGCGTTCGGAGCCGACCACGAGGCGACGAATGCCGGCGATGGCGCTGCGTCTGCAACCGCCGGGCCCGGCGATTTGGACGGCTACGGAAACAGTCAAGAGCCGCCGGGCAGGGCGTTTCGATGA
- a CDS encoding PilN domain-containing protein codes for MIRVNLIGRRRADAPGMRKEWQGGVWEVASTAMAVAALVAAAGLIVSEAWLLHRTAREVSDARKTVDADRRDQAVAAETLAAEEERRSTLARYVAQLSRWHKTRADLPRMLDTVSRSLPDGLWLTELRQEREALFIAGRAARPAAVFEFADNLESSERVALPVEVANIDTVGGGRFELHVPAFAAEE; via the coding sequence ATGATTCGAGTCAATCTGATCGGCAGGCGCCGGGCTGATGCGCCTGGCATGCGGAAGGAGTGGCAGGGCGGTGTCTGGGAGGTGGCATCCACGGCCATGGCGGTGGCGGCGTTGGTGGCCGCGGCGGGACTAATCGTCTCGGAGGCGTGGTTGCTCCACCGCACGGCGCGGGAAGTCTCCGACGCGCGGAAGACCGTGGACGCCGATCGGCGGGATCAGGCGGTTGCCGCGGAGACGCTTGCGGCGGAGGAGGAACGGCGTTCAACGTTGGCTCGATACGTGGCGCAACTCTCGCGCTGGCACAAGACCCGAGCAGATCTGCCCCGAATGCTGGATACCGTCAGCCGCAGCCTGCCGGATGGTCTGTGGCTGACGGAGTTGCGCCAAGAAAGGGAGGCGCTGTTCATTGCGGGCCGCGCCGCCCGCCCAGCCGCGGTTTTCGAGTTCGCCGACAACCTGGAGAGTTCGGAACGGGTTGCCTTGCCGGTGGAGGTCGCCAACATCGACACGGTGGGAGGCGGCCGTTTCGAGCTCCACGTGCCGGCGTTCGCGGCGGAGGAATAG
- the pilM gene encoding type IV pilus assembly protein PilM codes for MRRTNPLRRSPETTDGNDPCGFVSRRRGTVCSSARGLALLRLACILHGVTGGGGDHLSVRGLKRLFGRTIPLVGLDIGSSAVKVVEVVRHRSRAIATVGRASTPVGSIVDGAIVRPYDVAAAIRQAFAASGIRRRDVAVALPGSAVIVKRIELPPTPPTQLAGAVAREAARQLPFNPDDVHFDFHLNGAGPPGADGPLDVMLVAARRETVTAYVGAVVEAGRTPAVIDVGALALQNVFEWTEGGAPEGSMDVPAHACVALLDVGASATTVNVVRAGTSLLTRNVPTGGNACSEALQRELDLSFEVAERLKLGLPARGWRPADAAPVLRGAADALALEVQRTLEFVEAGTAEGGSDPQRRIDRIALAGGASRAAALDAALRAHFGDVVRPLNPFHRLTVKNLTADDSTGADALRASASIAVGLALRGLDER; via the coding sequence CTGAGACGTACCAATCCTCTCCGGCGCTCGCCGGAAACTACCGATGGTAACGATCCTTGCGGTTTTGTGTCAAGGCGTCGGGGAACGGTGTGTTCCTCCGCTCGAGGCCTCGCACTTCTCCGGTTGGCCTGCATCTTGCACGGGGTAACGGGTGGAGGAGGAGATCACCTGAGCGTGCGTGGGTTGAAGCGACTGTTCGGCCGGACCATTCCTCTTGTGGGCCTCGACATCGGATCGAGCGCCGTCAAGGTGGTGGAGGTCGTCCGCCATCGTTCGCGCGCCATTGCTACCGTCGGACGCGCGTCCACGCCGGTAGGCAGCATTGTTGATGGCGCGATCGTCAGGCCGTATGACGTGGCCGCCGCTATTCGGCAGGCGTTTGCGGCGAGCGGAATCCGGAGGCGGGATGTGGCGGTTGCGCTGCCAGGGAGCGCCGTAATCGTCAAGCGTATCGAGTTGCCGCCGACGCCGCCTACCCAACTGGCCGGCGCGGTGGCCCGCGAAGCGGCACGGCAACTGCCGTTCAATCCGGATGACGTCCACTTCGACTTTCACCTGAACGGCGCGGGTCCACCGGGTGCCGATGGTCCTCTCGACGTGATGCTGGTGGCGGCGCGGCGGGAGACAGTGACGGCTTACGTCGGTGCGGTCGTGGAGGCCGGCCGCACGCCGGCCGTCATCGACGTCGGCGCACTTGCGCTCCAGAATGTCTTTGAATGGACCGAAGGCGGGGCACCGGAAGGCTCGATGGATGTCCCCGCCCACGCATGCGTCGCGCTGCTCGATGTCGGCGCCAGCGCCACGACGGTCAATGTTGTTCGCGCCGGCACGTCCCTCCTTACTCGTAACGTGCCGACCGGCGGGAATGCCTGCAGCGAGGCATTGCAACGTGAACTGGACCTGTCTTTCGAAGTTGCGGAACGGTTGAAGCTGGGGCTGCCGGCCCGTGGGTGGAGGCCGGCCGACGCCGCACCGGTGTTGCGCGGAGCGGCGGACGCGCTGGCCCTTGAAGTGCAGCGGACGCTCGAGTTCGTCGAGGCGGGTACGGCGGAGGGAGGCAGCGATCCACAGCGCCGCATCGATCGGATCGCGCTGGCCGGGGGCGCTTCGCGGGCAGCCGCGCTCGACGCAGCCCTCCGCGCGCACTTCGGCGACGTGGTCAGGCCGCTCAATCCGTTCCATCGGCTGACGGTGAAGAACCTGACGGCGGATGATTCGACAGGGGCCGATGCGTTGCGGGCAAGCGCCAGCATAGCGGTCGGACTGGCGCTCCGGGGTTTGGACGAACGTTGA
- the rplM gene encoding 50S ribosomal protein L13: MNQTASTYAPGPREVTREWRLIDADSMVLGRVATVAARLLQGKHRPTWAPYLDTGDHVVIVNAARVRLTGRKEQQKLYRSHSGYLGGLREERAALLRARKPERLVEAAVRGMLPKTKLGRAMYRKLKVYAGPDHPHAAQQPVAVEVS, from the coding sequence TTGAACCAGACCGCGTCTACCTACGCTCCGGGACCACGGGAGGTAACCCGGGAATGGCGTCTCATCGACGCTGACTCCATGGTGCTGGGCCGTGTCGCAACCGTCGCTGCACGTCTCCTTCAGGGCAAGCATCGTCCTACTTGGGCGCCCTACCTCGACACGGGCGATCACGTGGTGATCGTCAACGCCGCGCGCGTCCGTCTGACCGGACGCAAGGAACAGCAGAAGCTGTACCGCTCGCACAGCGGTTATCTCGGCGGCCTCCGCGAGGAGCGGGCGGCCTTGCTGCGGGCCAGAAAGCCGGAACGTCTCGTCGAGGCCGCGGTTCGTGGCATGCTGCCGAAGACAAAGCTGGGACGGGCGATGTACCGGAAGCTGAAGGTCTACGCCGGGCCGGATCATCCGCATGCGGCGCAGCAGCCGGTCGCGGTCGAGGTTTCCTGA
- the rpsI gene encoding 30S ribosomal protein S9, with amino-acid sequence MALEQHYGTGRRKTATARVFLRPGGGAFTINDVSLEQRFPTASLRTLITEPLVLTESTDRLDIYATANGGGMSSQAGALRLGIARALVQMDPELRAPLKKAGMLTRDPRSKERKKYGLAGARKRFQFSKR; translated from the coding sequence GTGGCGCTCGAACAGCACTACGGTACCGGGCGGCGCAAGACGGCTACGGCGCGAGTCTTTCTGCGGCCCGGTGGAGGGGCGTTCACCATCAACGATGTCAGCCTGGAGCAGCGCTTTCCGACGGCGTCACTCCGCACGCTGATCACCGAACCCCTCGTCCTCACCGAGTCGACCGACAGACTCGACATCTATGCCACCGCCAACGGCGGCGGCATGTCAAGCCAGGCGGGCGCCCTCCGCCTCGGTATCGCGCGCGCGCTCGTACAAATGGATCCCGAGCTGCGCGCGCCGTTGAAGAAGGCGGGGATGCTGACGCGCGATCCGCGTTCCAAGGAACGGAAGAAGTATGGACTGGCAGGCGCGCGCAAGCGCTTCCAGTTCTCGAAACGTTAG
- the rpsB gene encoding 30S ribosomal protein S2, which produces MTPLTMQELLDAGVHFGHQTRRWNPKMKPYIFGQRNGIYLIDLSRTAELMQRAEQFVMQLAASGGGILFVGTKRQAQDLIVEEAQRCGMYFVNERWLGGLLTNFTTIQRSLDRLKELEAMETDARYENLSKKEVARLQKEKRKLHRNLDGIRAMHKLPEAVFVVDTRREKIAVDEARKLSIPVIGLVDTNCDPDDVDYVIPGNDDALRSIRLCVMRIADAVLAGRGLRSKQEPAGGVDASAVSEATPTAEVTPSAAAV; this is translated from the coding sequence TTGACGCCGTTGACGATGCAGGAACTACTGGACGCTGGTGTGCATTTTGGCCACCAGACCCGGCGCTGGAACCCGAAGATGAAGCCTTACATCTTCGGCCAGCGGAACGGAATCTACCTGATTGATCTGAGTCGGACGGCGGAGCTGATGCAGCGGGCGGAGCAGTTCGTCATGCAGCTTGCGGCGTCCGGCGGCGGCATCCTGTTCGTCGGCACGAAGCGCCAGGCTCAGGATCTCATCGTCGAAGAAGCACAGCGCTGTGGAATGTACTTCGTTAACGAGCGGTGGCTTGGCGGCCTGCTGACCAACTTCACCACCATTCAGCGCAGTCTCGATCGCCTGAAGGAACTCGAAGCGATGGAAACCGACGCGCGCTACGAGAACCTGTCGAAGAAGGAAGTGGCCCGGCTCCAGAAGGAGAAGCGGAAGTTGCACCGCAATCTCGACGGAATCCGCGCAATGCATAAGCTGCCCGAAGCGGTTTTCGTCGTCGACACGCGGCGCGAGAAGATCGCCGTCGACGAGGCTCGCAAGCTCAGCATCCCGGTTATAGGACTGGTCGATACGAACTGCGACCCGGACGACGTCGACTACGTTATCCCGGGCAACGACGATGCGCTCCGGTCGATTCGGCTCTGCGTGATGCGGATCGCTGACGCCGTGCTCGCCGGCCGCGGCCTCCGGAGCAAGCAGGAACCGGCCGGCGGCGTCGACGCCTCGGCGGTGTCGGAAGCAACGCCAACGGCCGAGGTCACCCCGTCAGCCGCCGCGGTCTGA
- the tsf gene encoding translation elongation factor Ts, translated as MAISAAQVKALRDKTGAGFMECKAALTESDGDIDRAITVLRTRGQAKAEKRAGRTTQQGLIGHYIHQGGQVGVLVEVNCESDFVARTDDFQTLVREIAMHVAAADPQFVSRNDAPAEAVERERAIFRAQAEESNKPAPVIERIVDGKLNSWFSQVALLDQPSVREPKTTIGDLVKHAIAKLGENITVARFSRFKVGERPD; from the coding sequence ATGGCTATCAGCGCAGCACAGGTCAAGGCACTGCGGGACAAGACCGGCGCCGGCTTCATGGAATGCAAGGCGGCCCTCACCGAGTCGGACGGCGACATCGACCGGGCGATCACCGTACTTCGGACACGAGGGCAGGCGAAGGCGGAAAAGCGCGCCGGGCGGACCACGCAGCAGGGACTCATTGGCCACTACATCCATCAGGGCGGCCAGGTGGGAGTCCTGGTGGAGGTGAACTGCGAGTCGGACTTCGTCGCGAGGACCGATGATTTTCAGACTCTTGTTCGTGAGATCGCCATGCACGTTGCCGCAGCCGATCCGCAGTTCGTCAGCCGCAACGATGCGCCGGCGGAAGCGGTGGAGCGCGAGCGGGCGATCTTCCGGGCGCAGGCGGAGGAATCGAACAAGCCGGCCCCCGTGATCGAGAGGATTGTCGACGGAAAACTGAACAGCTGGTTCAGTCAGGTGGCGCTGCTCGATCAGCCGTCGGTCCGTGAACCGAAGACAACCATCGGTGACCTCGTGAAGCACGCCATCGCCAAGCTGGGCGAGAACATCACGGTTGCCCGGTTCTCACGTTTCAAGGTGGGCGAGCGGCCCGACTAG